DNA from Amorphoplanes friuliensis DSM 7358:
TCCATCAAGAACTGCGAAAAGATGGACTTCCGCAAGTTCTGGCAGGCGTACGAGGACGTGGTCCGCCGCGCCCGCCGCAACGAGCTGACCATGGACGACTACGCCGGGACGACGATCTCGCTGACCAACCCCGGCGGCATCGGCACCGTGCACTCCATCCCGCGCCTGATGGCCGGGCAGAGCGCCATCATCGGCGTCGGCGCCATGGAATACCCCGCGCCCTACTCCGGCATGTCCGACGAGACCCTGACCGAGCACGGCGTCAGCAAGGTCACCACGCTGACCAGCACCTACGACCACCGGGTCATCCAGGGTGCGCAGTCGGGCGAGTTCCTCAAGGCGATGCACGAGTTCCTGCTCGGCGAGCACGACTTCTACGACGACATCTTCACGTCGCTGCGGATCCCGTACGAGCCGGTGCGCTGGGTGCGGGACGTCGCCCGCACCTCCGAGGGCCAGATCGACAAGGCCGCTCGGGTGGTCGAGCTCATCCACGCGTACAGGGTGCGCGGTCACCTGATGGCCGACACCGACCCGCTCGAGTTCGAGATCCGCCGGCACCCCGACCTGGACGTGCTCCAGCACGGGCTGACCCTGTGGGACCTCGACCGGCTGTTCCCGGTCGGCGGCTTCGCCGGCAAGCAGAAGATGAAGCTGCGTGACGTCCTCGGCGTCCTGCGCGACACCTACTGCCGCCGGGTCGGCATCGAGTACATGCACATCCAGGGTCCCGAGGAGCGGCGCTGGATCCAGGACCGCATCGAGATCAAGTACACGAAGCCGTCGCCGGAGGAGCAGAAGCACGTCCTCAACCGGCTGAACGCGGCCGAGGCGTTCGAGACCTTCCTGCAGACCAAGTTCGTCGGGCAGAAGCGCTTCTCGCTCGAGGGCGGCGAGTCGCTGATCCCGCTGCTCGACGAGGTGCTCCAGGCGTCCGCCGAGGGTGGCCTCGACGAGATGGTCATCGGCATGGCGCACCGCGGCCGGCTCAACGTGCTCGCGAACATCGTCGGCAAGCCGTACGAGAAGATCTTCAACGAGTTCGAGGGTCAGATGGACCCGAAGTCGGCCCACGGCTCCGGTGACGTCAAGTACCACCTGGGCCAGACCGGGAAGTACACCGCGCCCGACGAGGAGCACTCGACAACCGTCAGCGTGGTGGCGAACCCGTCGCACCTCGAGGCCGTGGACCCGGTGCTCGAGGGCATCGTCCGCGCCAAGCAGGACCGCCTCGACCTCGGCCTCCACGGATACACCGTGCTGCCGGTCCTCATCCACGGCGACGCCGCATTCGCGGGCCAGGGTGTGGTCGCCGAGACGCTCAACCTCTCCCAGCTGCGCGGATACCGTACGGGCGGCACGGTGCACGTGGTCGTCAACAACCAGGTCGGCTTCACCACCGCCCCGGAGTACAGCCGCTCGTCGCTCTACTCGACCGACGTCGCGCGCATGATCCAGGCGCCGATCTTCCACGTGAACGGTGACGACCCCGAGGCCGTCGTCCGGGTGGCACGGCTGGCGTTCGAATACCGCCAGGCGTTCAACAAGGACGTTGTCATCGACCTGGTCTGCTACCGCCGCCGCGGTCACAACGAGGGTGACGACCCCTCGATGACCAACCCGCGGATGTACCAGATCATCGACACGAAGCGCTCGGTCCGGAAGCTCTACACCGAGGAGCTCATCGGCCGCGGAGACCTCACCGTGGACGACGCCCAGGAGCAGCTGCGCGACTACCAGTCGCAGCTGGAGAAGGTGTTCAAGGCGACCCGGGACACCGCGGGCTCCGCGCCACGGCCCCGCCGCAACCTCGCGGACGAGCCGGAGCCGCAGGTCGACACCGCGGTCGACGCCGCCGGTGTGCGTGCCGTCGGCCAGGCCCACCTGGACCTGCCGGAGGGCTTCACGCCGCACAAGCGGGTCCAGCAGCTGCTGGACCGACGCGCCAAGATGTCCGCCGACGGCGGCATCGACTGGGGCATGGGCGAGCTGATCGCCTTCGGCTCGCTGCTGGCCCAGGGCGTCACGGTCCGGCTCGCCGGCCAGGACTCCCGCCGGGGCACCTTCACCTCCCGGCACGCGGCGATCGTCGACTCGAAGACGGGCAACGACTTCCTGCCGCTGTCCACGCTGGCAACCGGCAACGCCCGCTTCTTCGCCCACGACTCCCTGCTCAGCGAGTACGCCGCGATGGGCTTCGAGTACGGCTACTCGGTCGAGAACCCCGAGGCCCTGGTGCTGTGGGAGGCGCAGTTCGGCGACTTCGTCAACGGCGCCCAGTCGATCGTCGACGAGTTCATCTCCTCCGGCGAGGTCAAGTGGGGCCAGATGTCGTCGCTGGTGCTGCTGCTCCCGCACGGCCAGGAAGGACAGGGCCCGGACCACTCGTCGGGCCGCCCGGAGCGGTTCCTGCAGCTCTGCGCGCAGGACAACATGCGGGTCGCCAACCCGACCACCCCGGCGAACTACTTCCACCTGCTGCGCCGGCAGGCCCTCTCCAGCAAGCGCAAGCCGCTGATCGTCTTCTCCCCGAAGTCGCTGCTGCGCCACAAGCTGGCGGTGTCGTCGGTCGCCGACTTCACCGAGGGCACCTTCCAGCCGATCATCGGCGACGCCGGTGTCAACGGCACGCCGCTGGACGCCGGCTCGGTGAAGCGCGTCCTGCTCTGCTCGGGCAAGGTCTACTACGACCTGTTCCAGGCCCGCGCCGAGCGAGGCATCACCGACACGGCGATCATCCGGATGGAGCAGATCTACCCGCTGCCCGTCGAGGAGCTCAAGGCCGTGCTCAACCAGTTCCCGAACGCGGAGGACTTCGCGTGGGTCCAGGAGGAGCCGGCCAACCAGGGTGCGTGGTCCTTCGTGGCCCTCAACCTCCTCGAGCACCTCGAAGGCGTGCGCCTGCGCCGGATCTCCCGGCCCGCCGCGGCCGCCCCGGCGGTCGGCTCCGCCAAGATGCACGACGCCGAGCAGTCGGCTCTGGTCGAGGCGGCGCTCCCGCGCCCGTGACCGTCTGTTAGAAAAAGGGCGCCCCGCAACTCGTTG
Protein-coding regions in this window:
- a CDS encoding multifunctional oxoglutarate decarboxylase/oxoglutarate dehydrogenase thiamine pyrophosphate-binding subunit/dihydrolipoyllysine-residue succinyltransferase subunit; protein product: MVKEANTAVSTQQTSHDNPLADFGPNEWIVDEMYQRYLADPTSVDPAWHDFFADYKPAMASGSIATPDEATAANAKATAAKAGTDAPAASTIAPEKPTVPAAPEKPAAPPAAAPAPAPAKPAPKPAPAAAKTPAPAEGSKVTTLRGVAARIVQNMDASLEVPTATSVRAVPAKLLVDNRIVINNHLARGRGGKVSFTHLIGWALIRSVMAHPEMNNSFAEVDGKPALVQPEHINLGIAIDLAKKDGSRALVVPSIKNCEKMDFRKFWQAYEDVVRRARRNELTMDDYAGTTISLTNPGGIGTVHSIPRLMAGQSAIIGVGAMEYPAPYSGMSDETLTEHGVSKVTTLTSTYDHRVIQGAQSGEFLKAMHEFLLGEHDFYDDIFTSLRIPYEPVRWVRDVARTSEGQIDKAARVVELIHAYRVRGHLMADTDPLEFEIRRHPDLDVLQHGLTLWDLDRLFPVGGFAGKQKMKLRDVLGVLRDTYCRRVGIEYMHIQGPEERRWIQDRIEIKYTKPSPEEQKHVLNRLNAAEAFETFLQTKFVGQKRFSLEGGESLIPLLDEVLQASAEGGLDEMVIGMAHRGRLNVLANIVGKPYEKIFNEFEGQMDPKSAHGSGDVKYHLGQTGKYTAPDEEHSTTVSVVANPSHLEAVDPVLEGIVRAKQDRLDLGLHGYTVLPVLIHGDAAFAGQGVVAETLNLSQLRGYRTGGTVHVVVNNQVGFTTAPEYSRSSLYSTDVARMIQAPIFHVNGDDPEAVVRVARLAFEYRQAFNKDVVIDLVCYRRRGHNEGDDPSMTNPRMYQIIDTKRSVRKLYTEELIGRGDLTVDDAQEQLRDYQSQLEKVFKATRDTAGSAPRPRRNLADEPEPQVDTAVDAAGVRAVGQAHLDLPEGFTPHKRVQQLLDRRAKMSADGGIDWGMGELIAFGSLLAQGVTVRLAGQDSRRGTFTSRHAAIVDSKTGNDFLPLSTLATGNARFFAHDSLLSEYAAMGFEYGYSVENPEALVLWEAQFGDFVNGAQSIVDEFISSGEVKWGQMSSLVLLLPHGQEGQGPDHSSGRPERFLQLCAQDNMRVANPTTPANYFHLLRRQALSSKRKPLIVFSPKSLLRHKLAVSSVADFTEGTFQPIIGDAGVNGTPLDAGSVKRVLLCSGKVYYDLFQARAERGITDTAIIRMEQIYPLPVEELKAVLNQFPNAEDFAWVQEEPANQGAWSFVALNLLEHLEGVRLRRISRPAAAAPAVGSAKMHDAEQSALVEAALPRP